The following are from one region of the Brienomyrus brachyistius isolate T26 chromosome 4, BBRACH_0.4, whole genome shotgun sequence genome:
- the LOC125740450 gene encoding E3 ubiquitin/ISG15 ligase TRIM25-like isoform X2, with protein MAKSLASPQLKTMLEMGLTCSVCHDIFTDPHLLPCGHTFCKTCLLDMLEYNLVVGFRCPECRADFESMPLQKNFAVASIAEDFRKTQQRKNKLVSCDCCIPGNQATAVKTCLTCIVSMCEEHINPHLELPAFREHHLTEPLRDLRKMKCPQHEVYKLYCSASKTYVCRWCDIESKSTNATMKLKTINKDMMAEDQQYFVWRALGLLLVGIILACLASSIISSPPQPCIGQAEFEEVSSSLKKHDRLLAQIYYRLNRNALDPNSASPFLRISDDFMSVERENDRLPVDPHPHRFDRSPQVLTAQCVSTGVHYWEVEAEGYWDIAVSYSSIERKDKTHCTFGMNSKSWSLTQNKKKQLCAFHSGVKVDLHNKVLSQNRVIIAVDYEEGVIVFWDAKKLHKPLYTFTSRFTEPICLGFGLYQMDPPTRISIRNTS; from the exons ATGGCAAAATCACTGGCCAGTCCCCAGCTAAAGACAATGTTGGAAATGGGCttgacctgctcagtctgtcaTGACATCTTCACTGATCCCCACTTACTGCCCTGTGGACACACCTTCTGCAAAACCTGTCTGTTGGATATGCTGGAGTACAATTTGGTGGTGGGCTTCCGATGCCCTGAGTGTAGAGCAGATTTTGAGTCCATGCCTCTCCAAAAGAACTTTGCCGTGGCCAGCATTGCCGAGGACTTCAGGAAGACCCAGCAGAGAAAGAACAAGCTGGTCAGCTGTGACTGCTGCATCCCCGGAAATCAGGCAACAGCCGTGAAAACTTGCCTCACATGCATAGTTTCCATGTGTGAGGAGCACATCAACCCTCACCTGGAGCTCCCCGCCTTCAGAGAACATCACCTCACTGAGCCACTGAGGGACCTGAGGAAGATGAAGTGTCCACAGCATGAGGTGTACAAGCTCTATTGCTCAGCCTCAAAGACGTATGTGTGCAGGTGGTGTGATATAGAGTCCAAATCCACTAATGCGACAATGAAACTCAAAACTATTAATAAGGACATGATG GCAGAGGATCAGCAATATTTTGTTTGGAGGGCACTCGGATTACTGCTAGTTGGAATTATCCTTGCGTGCTTGG CCTCCAGCATAATCTCCAgtcccccacaaccctgcataggacaagcag AATTCGAGGAAGTTAGCAGCTCCCTGAAGAAGCACGACAGACTGCTGGCCCAAATATACTACAGGCTCAACA GAAATGCGTTGGACCCCAACTCAGCCAGCCCATTCCTCAGGATCTCAGACGACTTTATGTCTGTCGAGCGGGAAAATGACCGGCTGCCTGTGGACCCACACCCCCACCGATTTGACAGATCACCCCAGGTGCTGACCGCTCAGTGTGTCTCCACCGGTGTCCACTACTGGGAGGTGGAGGCCGAGGGTTACTGGGATATCGCAGTGTCCTACTCCAGCATCGAAAGGAAAGACAAGACTCACTGCACGTTTGGCATGAACAGCAAGTCGTGGAGCCtcacacaaaacaaaaagaagcaactgtgtgcttttcacagtggggtgaagGTAGATCTGCACAATAAGGTCCTGTCACAAAACAGGGTGATCATTGCCGTTGACTACGAGGAGGGTGTCATTGTCTTCTGGGATGCAAAGAAGCTCCATAAGCCCCTTTACACTTTCACAAGCAGGTTTACTGAACCAATATGTCTTGGATTTGGCCTGTACCAGATGGATCCTCCCACCAGAATCTCAATCAGGAATACTTCATAA
- the LOC125740434 gene encoding FACT complex subunit SPT16 isoform X2 translates to MVFCESKILFMASKKKVEFLKQVAVTKGNENANGVPPITLLVREKNESNKANFEKMLEAIHASKEGKTVGVFIKDKFPGEYMKSWNDMITADGLEKVDISAVVAYAMAVKEDGELALMRKAAGVTSEVFNKFFKERVMEIVDADEKVRHNKLAESVEKAIEEKKYLGGADPSTVEMCYPPIIQSGGNYSLKFSVVSDKNYMHFGAITCAMGIRYKSYCSNLVRTLMVDPPQEMQDNYNFLLEVEEMLLKELRHGVKFGDAFTAVVDMVKKEKPDMVAKLTKNLGFAMGIEFREGSLVINSKNQYKLKRGMVLSVSVGLSDLISKEGKKDEQKKYALFIGDTVQINEEEPATILTPVKKKIKNVGIFLKNEDEEEDEEDEDDAEELLGRGARASLLPDRTRNEMTAEEKRRTHQKELASQMNEEAKRRLTEQKGEQMIQKARKSNVSYKNISQMPREREIREMKLYIDKKYETVIMPVFGIPTPFHIATIKNISMSVEGDYTYLRINFYVPGSSLGRHEGNIFPNPDATFVKEITYRASNLKTPGDPSVPSTNLQNAFRIIKEVQKRYKTREAEEKEKEGIVKQDSLVINLNRSNPKLKDLYIRPNIAQKRMQGSLEAHTNGFRFTSVRGDKVDILYNNIKHAIFQPCDGEMIIVLHFHLKNAIMFGKKRHTDVQFYTEVGEITTDLGKHQHMHDRDDLYAEQMEREMRHKLKSAFKNFIEKVENLTKEDLEFEVPFRDLGFQGAPYRSTCLLQPTSSSLCNVTEWPPFVVTLDELELVHFERVQFHLKNFDVVIVYKDYSKKVTMINAVPVNSLDPIKEWLNSCDIKYTEGVQSLNWTKIMKTIVDDPEGFFEQGGWSFLDPESEGSGAEGEDSESEMEDETFNPSAEEAEEEEEDSDEDYSSETEDSNYSASLGSEEESGKDWDELEEEARKADRESNYEEVVETSNRKRKGRSTAPPPSSKKKRRH, encoded by the exons ATGGTTTTCTGCGAGTCTAAGATTCTCTTCATGGCCAGCAAGAAGAAGGTGGAATTCCTCAAGCAGGTGGCTGTCACCAAAGGCAATGAGAATGCCAATGGTGTACCTCCCATCACCCTGCTTGTTCGAGAGAAG AATGAGAGCAACAAGGCCAACTTTGAGAAGATGTTGGAGGCCATTCACGCAAGCAAGGAGGGAAAGACTGTTGGCGTCTTCATCAAGGACAAGTTTCCTGGGGAGTACATGAAGAGCTGGAATGATATGATCACAGCAGATGGCCTAGAGAAA GTGGACATTAGTGCTGTGGTGGCCTATGCTATGGCGGTGAAGGAGGATGGGGAGCTGGCTCTGATGAGGAAGGCTGCAGGCGTTACTAGTGAGGTCTTCAACAAGTTCTTTAAGGAAAGAGTGATGGAGATTGTGGACGCCGATGAG AAAGTACGTCACAACAAGCTAGCAGAGTCTGTGGAGAAGGCCATTGAGGAGAAGAAGTACCTGGGGGGTGCCGACCCATCCACTGTAGAGATGTGCTACCCCCCCATAATCCAGAGTGGGGGCAACTACAGCCTCAAGTTCAGCGTGGTCAG TGATAAGAACTACATGCATTTCGGCGCCATCACATGTGCCATGGGGATCAGGTACAAGTCGTATTGCTCCAACCTGGTGCGCACACTGATGGTAGACCCACCCCAGGAGATGCAGGACAACTACAACTTCCTCCTGGAGGTGGAGGAGATGTTGCTGAAGGAGCTTCGCCATG GAGTGAAGTTCGGCGACGCGTTCACTGCCGTGGTGGACATGGTGAAGAAAGAGAAGCCGGACATGGTGGCAAAGCTCACCAAAAACCTGgg GTTTGCAATGGGCATAGAGTTTCGGGAAGGGTCCCTCGTCATCAACAGCAAGAATCAGTACAAGTTAAAGAGAG GCATGGTGCTGAGTGTAAGCGTGGGGTTGTCCGACCTGATCAGCAAAGAGGGGAAGAAGGATGAGCAGAAGAAGTACGCCCTGTTCATTGGAGACACGGTGCAGATTAATGAG GAGGAACCTGCCACTATTCTCACCCCAGTTAAAAAGAAGATCAAGAATGTGGGAATTTTCTTAAAG aatgaggatgaagaggaggatgaggaagacGAAGACGACGCAGAGGAGCTTCTTGGCAGGGGAGCCAGGGCGTCTCTGCTCCCTGACAGAACTCGG AATGAAATGACAGCTGAGGAAAAGAGGCGGACCCATCAGAAAGAGCTGGCCAGTCAGATGAACGAGGAGGCCAAACGACGTCTGACAGAGCAGAAGGGGGAGCAAATGATCCAGAA GGCACGAAAATCGAACGTGTCTTATAAGAACATCTCTCAGATGCCACGGGAGCGAGAGATACGAGAGATGAAGCTCTATATTGATAAGAAATACGAGACCGTAATTATGCCAGTCTTTGGCATCCCCACTCCCTTCCATATTGCAACCATCAAG AATATCAGCATGTCTGTGGAAGGAGACTACACCTACCTGAGGATCAACTTCTACGTGCCTGGCAGCTCCCTTGGTCGCCATGAAGGCAACATCTTTCCAAATCCTGATGCCACCTTTGTAAAGGAGAT AACATATCGGGCCTCGAACCTGAAGACACCTGGCGACCCATCGGTGCCCTCCACCAACCTGCAGAATGCCTTCCGCATCATCAAGGAGGTGCAGAAGCGCTACAAGACCCGAGAGGCCGAAGAGAAGGAAAAAGAGGGCATCGTCAAGCAGGACTCACTGGTCATCAACCTCAACCGCAGCAACCCCAAGCTTAAGGACCTCTACATCCGACCCAACATCGCCCAGAAGCGGATGCAGGGTTCGCTGGAGGCACACACCAATG GGTTTCGGTTCACCTCTGTGCGTGGGGACAAGGTAGACATCCTGTACAACAACATCAAACATGCCATTTTCCAGCCCTGTGATGGGGAGATGATCATAGTCTTGCATTTCCATCTCAAG AATGCTATCATGTTTGGGAAGAAGCGTCACACGGATGTGCAGTTTTACACGGAGGTGGGCGAGATCACTACAGACCTGGGCAAGCACCAGCATATGCACGACCGCGACGACCTCTACGCCGAgcagatggagcgggagatgaGGCATAAGCTGAAGTCTGCCTTTAAGAACTTCATTGAGAAGGTGGAGAACCTCACCAAGGAGGACCTGGAGTTTGAAGTGCCCTTTAGAGACCTGGG GTTCCAAGGTGCTCCCTACAGAAGCACATGTCTGCtccagcccacctccagctccttGTGTAACGTAACAGAATGG CCTCCGTTTGTTGTGACTCTGGATGAGTTGGAGCTGGTGCATTTTGAACGAGTGCAGTTCCACCTGAAGAACTTCGATGTAGTAATTGTCTACAAGGACTACAGCAAGAAGGTCACAATGATCAACGCCGTACCTGTCAATTCACTGGACCCAATAAAGGAGTGGCTCAA TTCATGCGACATCAAGTACACAGAGGGTGTCCAGTCACTGAACTGGACGAAGATCATGAAGACTATCGTCGATGACCCTGAGGGCTTTTTTGAACAGGGCGGCTGGTCGTTCTTGGATCCTGAAAGTGAA GGGAGTGGGGCGGAGGGTGAAGACTCTGAATCGGAGATGGAGGATGAGACGTTCAATCCCTCGGCGGAAGAGgctgaagaggaggaagaagacaGTGATGAAGATTATTCCTCCGAGACTGAGGATTCTA ACTACAGTGCATCTCTGGGCAGTGAAGAAGAGAGTGGGAAGGACTGGGatgagctggaggaggaggcCAGGAAAG CTGACCGAGAGTCCAATTACGAAGAAGTGGTTGAGACGTCCAACAGGAAGAGGAAAGGACGATCGACCGCTCCACCCCCCAGCAGTAAGAAGAAGAGGAGGCACTAA
- the LOC125740434 gene encoding FACT complex subunit SPT16 isoform X1, with product MAVNLDKEAYYRRIKRLYANWKKGEDEFGKVDAIVVSVGVDEEIVYAKSTALQTWLFGYELTDTIMVFCESKILFMASKKKVEFLKQVAVTKGNENANGVPPITLLVREKNESNKANFEKMLEAIHASKEGKTVGVFIKDKFPGEYMKSWNDMITADGLEKVDISAVVAYAMAVKEDGELALMRKAAGVTSEVFNKFFKERVMEIVDADEKVRHNKLAESVEKAIEEKKYLGGADPSTVEMCYPPIIQSGGNYSLKFSVVSDKNYMHFGAITCAMGIRYKSYCSNLVRTLMVDPPQEMQDNYNFLLEVEEMLLKELRHGVKFGDAFTAVVDMVKKEKPDMVAKLTKNLGFAMGIEFREGSLVINSKNQYKLKRGMVLSVSVGLSDLISKEGKKDEQKKYALFIGDTVQINEEEPATILTPVKKKIKNVGIFLKNEDEEEDEEDEDDAEELLGRGARASLLPDRTRNEMTAEEKRRTHQKELASQMNEEAKRRLTEQKGEQMIQKARKSNVSYKNISQMPREREIREMKLYIDKKYETVIMPVFGIPTPFHIATIKNISMSVEGDYTYLRINFYVPGSSLGRHEGNIFPNPDATFVKEITYRASNLKTPGDPSVPSTNLQNAFRIIKEVQKRYKTREAEEKEKEGIVKQDSLVINLNRSNPKLKDLYIRPNIAQKRMQGSLEAHTNGFRFTSVRGDKVDILYNNIKHAIFQPCDGEMIIVLHFHLKNAIMFGKKRHTDVQFYTEVGEITTDLGKHQHMHDRDDLYAEQMEREMRHKLKSAFKNFIEKVENLTKEDLEFEVPFRDLGFQGAPYRSTCLLQPTSSSLCNVTEWPPFVVTLDELELVHFERVQFHLKNFDVVIVYKDYSKKVTMINAVPVNSLDPIKEWLNSCDIKYTEGVQSLNWTKIMKTIVDDPEGFFEQGGWSFLDPESEGSGAEGEDSESEMEDETFNPSAEEAEEEEEDSDEDYSSETEDSNYSASLGSEEESGKDWDELEEEARKADRESNYEEVVETSNRKRKGRSTAPPPSSKKKRRH from the exons ATGGCGGTAAACTTAGACAAGGAAGCGTATTACCGCAGAATCAAGCGGCTGTACGCCAACTGGAAG AAAGGGGAAGATGAGTTTGGAAAGGTGGATGCTATCGTGGTATCAGTCGGGGTGGATGAGGAGATCGTCTATGCCAAGAGTACTGCCCTACAG ACTTGGCTCTTTGGTTATGAGCTGACGGACACCATCATGGTTTTCTGCGAGTCTAAGATTCTCTTCATGGCCAGCAAGAAGAAGGTGGAATTCCTCAAGCAGGTGGCTGTCACCAAAGGCAATGAGAATGCCAATGGTGTACCTCCCATCACCCTGCTTGTTCGAGAGAAG AATGAGAGCAACAAGGCCAACTTTGAGAAGATGTTGGAGGCCATTCACGCAAGCAAGGAGGGAAAGACTGTTGGCGTCTTCATCAAGGACAAGTTTCCTGGGGAGTACATGAAGAGCTGGAATGATATGATCACAGCAGATGGCCTAGAGAAA GTGGACATTAGTGCTGTGGTGGCCTATGCTATGGCGGTGAAGGAGGATGGGGAGCTGGCTCTGATGAGGAAGGCTGCAGGCGTTACTAGTGAGGTCTTCAACAAGTTCTTTAAGGAAAGAGTGATGGAGATTGTGGACGCCGATGAG AAAGTACGTCACAACAAGCTAGCAGAGTCTGTGGAGAAGGCCATTGAGGAGAAGAAGTACCTGGGGGGTGCCGACCCATCCACTGTAGAGATGTGCTACCCCCCCATAATCCAGAGTGGGGGCAACTACAGCCTCAAGTTCAGCGTGGTCAG TGATAAGAACTACATGCATTTCGGCGCCATCACATGTGCCATGGGGATCAGGTACAAGTCGTATTGCTCCAACCTGGTGCGCACACTGATGGTAGACCCACCCCAGGAGATGCAGGACAACTACAACTTCCTCCTGGAGGTGGAGGAGATGTTGCTGAAGGAGCTTCGCCATG GAGTGAAGTTCGGCGACGCGTTCACTGCCGTGGTGGACATGGTGAAGAAAGAGAAGCCGGACATGGTGGCAAAGCTCACCAAAAACCTGgg GTTTGCAATGGGCATAGAGTTTCGGGAAGGGTCCCTCGTCATCAACAGCAAGAATCAGTACAAGTTAAAGAGAG GCATGGTGCTGAGTGTAAGCGTGGGGTTGTCCGACCTGATCAGCAAAGAGGGGAAGAAGGATGAGCAGAAGAAGTACGCCCTGTTCATTGGAGACACGGTGCAGATTAATGAG GAGGAACCTGCCACTATTCTCACCCCAGTTAAAAAGAAGATCAAGAATGTGGGAATTTTCTTAAAG aatgaggatgaagaggaggatgaggaagacGAAGACGACGCAGAGGAGCTTCTTGGCAGGGGAGCCAGGGCGTCTCTGCTCCCTGACAGAACTCGG AATGAAATGACAGCTGAGGAAAAGAGGCGGACCCATCAGAAAGAGCTGGCCAGTCAGATGAACGAGGAGGCCAAACGACGTCTGACAGAGCAGAAGGGGGAGCAAATGATCCAGAA GGCACGAAAATCGAACGTGTCTTATAAGAACATCTCTCAGATGCCACGGGAGCGAGAGATACGAGAGATGAAGCTCTATATTGATAAGAAATACGAGACCGTAATTATGCCAGTCTTTGGCATCCCCACTCCCTTCCATATTGCAACCATCAAG AATATCAGCATGTCTGTGGAAGGAGACTACACCTACCTGAGGATCAACTTCTACGTGCCTGGCAGCTCCCTTGGTCGCCATGAAGGCAACATCTTTCCAAATCCTGATGCCACCTTTGTAAAGGAGAT AACATATCGGGCCTCGAACCTGAAGACACCTGGCGACCCATCGGTGCCCTCCACCAACCTGCAGAATGCCTTCCGCATCATCAAGGAGGTGCAGAAGCGCTACAAGACCCGAGAGGCCGAAGAGAAGGAAAAAGAGGGCATCGTCAAGCAGGACTCACTGGTCATCAACCTCAACCGCAGCAACCCCAAGCTTAAGGACCTCTACATCCGACCCAACATCGCCCAGAAGCGGATGCAGGGTTCGCTGGAGGCACACACCAATG GGTTTCGGTTCACCTCTGTGCGTGGGGACAAGGTAGACATCCTGTACAACAACATCAAACATGCCATTTTCCAGCCCTGTGATGGGGAGATGATCATAGTCTTGCATTTCCATCTCAAG AATGCTATCATGTTTGGGAAGAAGCGTCACACGGATGTGCAGTTTTACACGGAGGTGGGCGAGATCACTACAGACCTGGGCAAGCACCAGCATATGCACGACCGCGACGACCTCTACGCCGAgcagatggagcgggagatgaGGCATAAGCTGAAGTCTGCCTTTAAGAACTTCATTGAGAAGGTGGAGAACCTCACCAAGGAGGACCTGGAGTTTGAAGTGCCCTTTAGAGACCTGGG GTTCCAAGGTGCTCCCTACAGAAGCACATGTCTGCtccagcccacctccagctccttGTGTAACGTAACAGAATGG CCTCCGTTTGTTGTGACTCTGGATGAGTTGGAGCTGGTGCATTTTGAACGAGTGCAGTTCCACCTGAAGAACTTCGATGTAGTAATTGTCTACAAGGACTACAGCAAGAAGGTCACAATGATCAACGCCGTACCTGTCAATTCACTGGACCCAATAAAGGAGTGGCTCAA TTCATGCGACATCAAGTACACAGAGGGTGTCCAGTCACTGAACTGGACGAAGATCATGAAGACTATCGTCGATGACCCTGAGGGCTTTTTTGAACAGGGCGGCTGGTCGTTCTTGGATCCTGAAAGTGAA GGGAGTGGGGCGGAGGGTGAAGACTCTGAATCGGAGATGGAGGATGAGACGTTCAATCCCTCGGCGGAAGAGgctgaagaggaggaagaagacaGTGATGAAGATTATTCCTCCGAGACTGAGGATTCTA ACTACAGTGCATCTCTGGGCAGTGAAGAAGAGAGTGGGAAGGACTGGGatgagctggaggaggaggcCAGGAAAG CTGACCGAGAGTCCAATTACGAAGAAGTGGTTGAGACGTCCAACAGGAAGAGGAAAGGACGATCGACCGCTCCACCCCCCAGCAGTAAGAAGAAGAGGAGGCACTAA